One region of Desulfobacterales bacterium genomic DNA includes:
- the pgsA gene encoding CDP-diacylglycerol--glycerol-3-phosphate 3-phosphatidyltransferase — MNIPNILTLLRILLTPLFIILLLKKMFSISLIIFVMLGITDALDGLIARYYNQRTLLGAYLDPIADKLLLTSSFIFLSALRIMPSWLTVIVVSRDIVIISGIAILTISNIKFEIKPSIASKITTFTQLVSVIITLFYPQITDAYYLKQTFYWITAVLTIFSGLHYIYMGMTLQRQKN; from the coding sequence ATAAACATTCCTAATATTTTAACACTATTAAGAATTCTACTAACGCCTCTTTTTATAATTTTACTCTTAAAAAAAATGTTCTCAATATCGTTAATTATTTTTGTTATGTTAGGAATAACCGACGCTCTTGACGGACTTATAGCAAGATATTATAATCAAAGAACTTTGCTTGGAGCTTATCTTGACCCAATAGCTGACAAACTACTTCTCACATCATCATTTATTTTTCTCTCAGCTTTACGTATTATGCCCAGCTGGCTTACAGTAATAGTTGTAAGCAGAGACATAGTAATTATATCCGGAATAGCTATTTTAACTATATCGAACATAAAATTTGAAATAAAGCCAAGCATCGCAAGCAAAATTACTACTTTTACACAATTAGTTTCAGTTATAATTACCCTTTTTTACCCTCAAATAACGGACGCGTACTATCTAAAACAAACTTTTTACTGGATCACGGCAGTACTTACAATTTTTTCAGGATTACATTATATATATATGGGAATGACTTTACAAAGGCAAAAAAATTAA